The nucleotide sequence TAATACTTCAATAAGAGTTTTTTGCTCGTCTTTTAAGTTATCCATGTCATCATATAAGTAAAGATCAGGATCTTGTTTACAGCTTATAAAAATAAGACAAAGCATAAACATCAAAATAAATTTATTTTTCATTTGCTTATAATATCATTTTCTCCCTAAAAGTACAATAAGGACTTAAAACCTTGTATCAAGAGGTCTTTGTTTTAAGGCCTTAGCTAAAAGGCTGTCCAAAAGATTTGAAAATTTTTGAATCTCTTTTTTTCCGAAAGAGTTTGTTTTTTCGGGAGCAAGGCCGTTGGCCTGCAGCTCATACATAAAATTCCGTGCAGATAGATAGGTATTTATGTTGTCGCGGGTAAAAATCGTCCCCCTGTCATTTATCACATAAAGCCCCTTATCTACCAAAAGCTTCGCCAAGGGAATATCCCTCGTTATAGCCAAATCGCCCTCAACCGAGTTTTCGGTTATGTAGAGGTCGGCAGCCTGCTCGGTGTTTTCGGTAACAACCATGCTTGCACCCTTAGGTATGGGTATTTCCCTGTTTGCCGCAAAGATTACGGGCAGCTTTAGACGTTCTCCGGCCTTAGCCGTAATTTGTCTTATTCTTACAGGGCATGAATCGGCATCTACCCAGATTTTCATATTACCTCATTGATTTTTTCGATCATCCTCATAGCGGATTTTTCCATGTCACAGGCCTTTTGGATAAGCTCTTGTGAATTTTGCCCTGAAAATTCTTCCTTGTACAGCTCATCGGTAACCAAAATACCTGTAAGAATGGCAAGTTTTAAAGGGTCGGAAACCTTAGAAGTTTGCTTCACTTGGTCTAAAACATTTAGATAGTGATTGTAAATTCGGCTTAGGTATTCATCGGTTTCATTGGCTTGAATGGCAAAGGAAGTTCCCAATACGTCGATATTTAATTGTCCTTTGCTCATTTTACCTAAAATATATCCATCTGTTTACTTGCATCGGAGGATTGTCCCAGTACATCATCAAGGTCTTTTTGAAGATTACCGGAAACGGGTTCTTCCGAAACAGGATCTGCAGCGGGAGCTTGTTGTGAAGAGGTTTTAGGAGAAGGCGTAGAAAAAGGCTCCGGTTTAGATCCGGCTGAAACAGGGGCTGCGGTTTCAAATTCAGAGGCCGAAGGCCTCGTTTCATGTTTTTTTGTATAAGAGGCATCTTCAAACGCACTTAATTGGTTAAGTGCGTTGATTATTCCTTCCTCGATCTTAGATTGGTCATCCTTAAAAACTATTATAAGCTTCTCCAATTCGGAAATTCGTCTATCTCTAGCTTCAATTTCCTTTTTTAGAGCATCTTTTTCGGTATGAAGGCTTTTTATCATCTGTACAGCTCTTTCTACCTTGTTTTCAAGGAGCCTTACCTGATCGAGATTGAGCATATCAGACTCCTAAGGCCTTTTTTGAAGCTTCCACAACAGCCTTAAAAGCGGTAGGATCTTCGATAGCCATGTTTGAAAGGGCCTTTCTGTTTAATTGGATTCCGGCCTTGTTCATTCCGGCAATAAAGCGAGAATAGGTAATACCCTCAGCTCTAACGGCTGCATTGATACGGGTAATCCATATCTGCCTCATATCGCTTTTTTTATCTTTTCGTCCTACATAGCTGTGAAGCAAGGCCTTTCGAACTGCATCGCGGGCAGCCTTAAAATTGGTACCGCGGCGGCCTCTAAAGCCCTTGGCTTGCTTTAATATAGCTTTTCTTCTTGTAATTCTTCTATCACTACTTGTTGATCTTGACATTATAAACTCCTGACTTCTATTTCAAATAAATTAACCGTAGGGTAATAGCTGCTTGCGCATCTTCATGCTGTCAGCCTCTGAAAGAATGGCCGATTTCTTAAGACGGCGTACCCGTTTTTGAGATTTTTTAGTCATAATATGACCCTTGTTCATCTGCTTGTATTTTACCTTACCGCTTGCAGTAAGAGAAAATCTTTTTTTAGCAGCTCTTTTACTCTTCATCTTAGGCATAAGTACCTCCAAAATTTATTATAAGCTTATTTTTTTTGTTTTGGACTCAATGTCATAGACATTGTCCGTCCTTCCATAGCAGGTTTTTTCTCGAGGGTACAGGCTTCTTCACCCCCCAGTTTTTCCAAAACCTTGTTTAAAACTTCATAACCGAGCTCAGTATGAGCAAGTTCGCGTCCCCAAAAACGCACGGTTACCTTTACTTTATCGCCGCCGTCAAGAAATTTTTTAATATGCGAGGATTTAAACTCAAGATCATGGTCGTGTATCTTAGGCTGCATTCTGATTTCTCTCATCATCTGCTGCTTTTGATTTTTCTTGGAGTCACGGAGCTTTTTCTCCATTTGAAATCGATATTTACCGTAATCTATTATTTTGCAAACCGGAGGCTTCGCGGTAGGTGCAACTTCAACAAGGTCAAGTCCGGCTTCTGCGGCCATTTTTACAGCCTCAATAGTGGGAACAATACCCGCTTGTTCTCCATTAACCCCGATTAACCTAACCTCTCTCACGCGGATTTGATCATTTATCCGCAAACCTTTTACTTCAGCCAACGATTCTCCTTCTGCACCCTTTCCTATCGGTGCGATATAATAAAATTTAGGGTTCATTATATCGAAAATAAAAAAAATAGTCAAGGCTAGGACGACGAAAAACTATATTGACAAAGTTGTAATTTTCGGTTAATATGTCGCCCATGTCTAACAATATGATATGCTTAAATTCGGAAATAAAAAGCGGAATCTTTTATACCGAAAAATCAAACGAGTTTACAGCTCTGGCAGAGCAAATAAGAGTCTACACTTCAAAAAAACGGACTATCTTGGATCCGAGAACAATAGTGTTTTTGAACATTATGCTTTCACTCATAACTACGATTTCTTCGTCTATTTCTGCAAATATTTTTATTTTTTTGGTGTCTTTGGGCATTGTATGCCTTTTTAAGATGTACAAAAAGGCAGTAAAATATATCTTCATATTCTTTTTAGCGCTCGCTCTTCCTTTTGCGATAAAAGCCCTGTCCGGCTTTCCCATACAGTTTTTGATTAACTCCGTTTCTCTTATTGCCATGGGTGTGCAAAAATTTTTACCCTTCCTTATGGCGGCAATGGTAATTTTTAACAAGGTGGATACAAAAAGCCTCGTAAGCTCTCTAAACAAAATGAAGCTCCCAAAGGGAATAATGCTCGGCTTTACGGTTGCTGTACGTTTTTTGCCTACCATAAAAAAAGAGATGACCATAATCACAAACAGCATGAAAATGAGAGGAATCGAAATAGGAACAAAAAATATCTTTTTTCATCCGATCCAAAGTCTGGAGTACGCCCTCGTTCCGGTTCTTTTTAGAGCAACCTCGCTTGCAGACGACATGACTGCTGCAGCCCTCGTAAAAGGAGCCGAATCCCCAAAAACTTCAGCAGAGCTTTTTAAAATCAAATTCGGAATAATCGATTATGTCTTTGCCCTATCATCCATTTTTGTTGTCGGTGCCGCAATCATATTCGACTTCGATTCCGTATTTATGAGGCTCTTTTAAAGGACGATAAAATGAATACGGCAGTAGAATTAAAAGATGTTTCTTTTATATATGAATCCTCAAAAGACGGAAGAGCAAATTTAAAAAAGACTTCTCTTAATATCAAAAAAGGAGAATTCTTACTTGTTACGGGCATAAGCGGCTGCGGAAAATCTACGCTGACAAAATGCATCAACGGCCTTATTCCTCGGTTTTACGAAGGAGAATTTTCAGGTTCCGTTTTTATCAATGAAAAAGATATTTCGAATTTCAGCATAGATGAAATTTCAAAAGATATAGGCTCGGTTTTTCAGTCTCCTAAGAGTCAGTTTTTTACAGATGACGTAATTTCGGAGCTCAGTTTTCCTTGCGAAAACTACGGAATTTCCCGCGATGAAATTATAGAAAGGATTGCCGAAGTTTGTTCCATTTTACATATCGAAAATCTTTTAACCGAAAAACTTGAGAGTCTCTCGAACGGGCAAAAACAAAAAATAGCTATTGCCTCGATTTTAACCTTAAGGCCTAAGATTATAGTCCTTGATGAACCCTCGTCCAATCTGGATTTTAACTCTATCCTTATCCTGTCCGATATTTTAAAAATTTTAAAACAAAGAGGCTTTACCATAATCATAGCGGAGCACCGCCTTCATTATCTAAAGGATCTTTTTGACAGAGTTATCTATATAAATGAAGGAAGTATACAAAGCGAATATAGCCGAGATGAATTTTTAGCCCTTACAAATACGGAGTTAAATTCTAAAGGCTTAAGAAGTTTACATCTTTTTACAAATGAAAATGAAGCGGAACCCATCGGCCATGAACCTAATAAATTTAACTCCGATACGGAAGCCGAAAAAATATGCAGCCTTTCGGATATTTCGTTTTCGTTTAAAGACGGAACCGAAATTTTAAACTCGGTTAACTTAGACCTTTACAAAAACGACATTGCCGCCCTTACCGGAAAAAACGGAGCGGGAAAAACAACTCTCGCAAAAATCATATCGGGTATTTACCGCCAATCTGCCGGAAGCATTAAATTCGAAGAAAAAATTTTAAACGAAAAGGAAAGAGTGAGCCGCACAAATTTTGTTCTTCAAGATGTTGAATATCAGCTTTTCGGTGCCGATGTTTTTTCAGAGCTTTTGATAGGAAACAAACAGCTTGAAAACGTAAACGAAAAAATAGAAAAAGCTTTAAAGAAGCTCAACCTTTACGATTATAAAGATGAGCATCCCTTTTCTCTTTCGATGGGACAAAAACAGAGGCTTATAATTGCTGCGACCTATGTTAGAGGCTGCCCGCTTACAATTCTTGATGAACCGACAAGCGGCTTGGATTACGGAAACATGGTCAGGGTGGGAGAACTTATCGAAGAGATAGCCGAGACTTCGGCAGTGCTTATAATAACTCATGATTTTGAATTTATCTCGAAGATATGCAACAGGTTAATTCTTCTAAAGAATAAAAAAATAGCCTTAGATTCAAGGCTTGAAAAAAACGATAAAAAACTGGAAAGTATTTTTTCCACATATTTATAAATTATGGAGGACTTTATGGAAAAGTCAAACAAATTTAAAACAAAGGATTTTGTTTTTATCGGAATAATGACCGTAGTTTATATTGCGGTCTTTATGGTCATAGGTTTTGTTACTGCGGCAATAAATCCCTTTTTACATGCCTTTTCGCCTGCTATCACCGGGCTTGTCGTCGGAACAATTTATTTGTTTTTGGCTATCAAGGTTCCCAAATTCGGTGTCTTTACGATCAGCCAGCTTTTACTCATTATGATTGTTTTGATTTTGGGAATGGGATATCTTCCATGGCTGATAGGTATGTTTATCGGAGCCTTGCTGGGCGACATAGCAGCCAATACCTCAAAGTATAAGAACAAGTATACGATAGCCATTGCAAGCGGCTTTATATGCTTGGGAAGTGCTTCAGGAGGCGTTATTCCGGTCCTCTTCTTTGTAGAGCATTATAAAAAATTCTGCTTTGAAAGAATGCAGATGAATGAAGCTCAGGTGGAACAAAGCATTGCAGCAAGCGCAGGATACCTCGGAGTCATTATCCTGATTGTGACATTTGTCTTGGGCTTTGCAGGAGTTCTTATAGGCTCCAAAATATTAGGAAAACATTTTAAAAATTCCGGAATAAAATAAGGCAAAGGTCAAACACCAAATTCAAATGTCAATTAAATAAACCGCGGCGGACGCAAAGAGCACAAGAGAAATTTAAAGATAATAATACTACGGCATCCTCAAATTTCTTTGCACTATTTACCAAGTTGTGCGGAAGCTCAACTCTCTCTGCGGTTTATTTATCAATCAGCCAATCTTTAATAGTGCGTTTTCCTTGTAGTACTCATAAGACCGGTAAACATAATAATAAGCATCAAACAAGCTCTTGACGATTCCCGTTTTTTTAAATATAATTTTTCTCAATAAAAAAACACGAGGAAAGTTATGTACATCAAAAAACTTATCGGAAAAAAATGTTATCTTGCCCCAATGAGGATTGAAGATGCGGAAAAATATGCTGTCTGGGCAAACGATCAGGAAGTGTCTGAATATCTTAACTTTGCTTCTTCGATTATAAGCCTTGAAGCCGAGCGCATTATAATCGATAGGATTTCAAAAGAGCATAATTACGCAATAGTAGATTCCGAGACAGATGAGCTTATAGGAAATATGGGGCTTATGAGTATCAATCATATAAATAGAACGGCTGAGCTCGGTATCTTTATAGGTAACAAGGCCTACTGGTCAAAGGGATACGGTACCGAGGCTATGCGCCTTCTCATAAACTATGCCTATCAAAAACTAAACCTACACAATATAACCTTAAATGTATATTCTTATAATGAAAGAGCTGTTAAGGCTTACGAAAAGGTTGGCTTTAAAAAAATAGGAGCAAGAAGAGGAGCTCTAATCCGTAATCGTAAAATGCACGACATAATCTTAATGGATATTATCCCTGAGGACTTTTACGCAAAGCATCCTGAGTTTGAAATAGTTTGATCTATAGATTGATTTATCGGAAAAACTTCTTAGAATAAGAGGCTATGAAAAAGCAAAAATTAAGCGGAGCTGAAGGCTTTGAAAGCTATTATCTTTCGATTTTTGGGGAAAGATGGCAGGGCTTAAAAGCCGCCCTTTTAGAAGAAAAGAAGCCGGAAGCTTACAGCGAAAACCTCATACAAAACTACTATTTGGATTATGCAAGCATTCAGGCGGCAAGAGCCACGCCTGTCCTTGAAGAAGGAAGCTGCCTAGACATGTGTGCCGCCCCCGGAGGGAAAACCTTAGTCCTTTTAAGCAGGATTAAAGAGAATGCCGAAATACAGGCAAACGAACTTTCTGCCGATAGACGGAACAGGCTTATAAGGGTTCTTGATGAACATTTAAGCGAAGAAACTCGAAAACGGATAAAGGTTTCTTCCTATGATGCTTCCCGAATGCCCCGCTACGGCCAAGAACTTTATGATAGAATTTTACTGGATGCCCCCTGCTCTTCCGAGAGGCATGTGCTCCAAAACGAAAAATACCTGAAACAGTGGACTGAAGCCCGCATAAAAAATTTAAGCCAAAGACAGTGGGCTCTTTTATCGGCGGCCTTTTTGCTTCTTAAGCCTAAGGGTTTTTTAGTTTATTCGACCTGTGCCCTCGCCGATGAAGAAAACGATTTTTTAATCGAAAAGCTTATAAAAAAGTATAAAGAAAAAGTAAGGCTTGAAGACAAGCTCGATAGCCTAGGCCCCATTTCCCCCGAAAAAACAAGATACGGATTCCGCTTTCTTCCCGATAAGGCGGATGGAACCGGGCCTATTTATTTTTCTCTTATTCAAAAGAATTAAGCTCATCTTCTATCCCGCGAAATTAAAATTAAGCGCAATAAGTTTGCCATAGCTGTGAGGGCTGAGGCCACATAAGTTAAGGCTGCAGCCGATAAAACTTTTTTTGCACCCTTAAGTTCTTCTTGGTTTAAAACGGCATTGTGTTCCAAGACTTTTAGAGCACGCCTTGAAGCGTCGATTTCAACAGGAAGGGTTATAAGATAGAATAAGACTGCACAAGCAAAAAGGATAATGCCTATGTTAAGAAGCAAATTCATTCTAAAGATAATACCTGCAAGAGCTAAATAGGGGCCGGCCGTTGAACCTATGTTTGCAACCGGCACCAAGGTGCTGCGTAAGACCAAGGGGCCGTATTTTTCCTTATCCTGAATGGCATGTCCGGTTTCGTGGGCAGCGACTCCTACAGCTGCTATCGAGGTCTTATCGTATACCGGATCAGACAAGCGTAAAACCTTGTGAGAGGGATCATAGTGGTCGCTTAAACTCCCCCCGATTCTTTGGATGCTTACATCAGAAATGGAATTTGATCTAAGCAGAAGAGCGGCAGCTTCCTTACCCGATATCTTCCTCATGGTCTGCACTTGGGAATATTTTGAAAAGGCAGACTTTACCTTAAATTGTGCATACAAGGATAAGAGCAAGGTCGGAACAACCAAAACCAAATAATAATAATCGAAATACATAAACACCTCCAAAAAATTTAGAATTTAACCTTGACTTAGAATTTGACCTCAACGAAGATGGGGTCTCTTACACAAAGTAACTCGGATAGGGGAATATCCACGGTTCCCTTATTTCCGTCTTTAGAAGAATAACCGAATGGCGTAATCTTGATGCTTTTAATTTTTTTAGGACAGGTAATAGAAACATGAAACTTCGATTTTTTTAGATCGGAGGCCAGCTTGTCTCCATAGGCAGCCTTAATAAGCTCTTCATATTCCGCAGTTCCTATAGGCTCACCCGTTATGGCCGGGGCCATTAACAGTTCTATATATTCCCTGTCGTCCTCGGAAAGCAAATTTACAAATTCTTTTATATTGTCGGGGCCTATACTCAAGGACAAAAGACCTGTCTTCATATCGGTTTTTACAAAAGAGCTTTCACTATCCATGTCCTTATTCATGATTTTTATTTTTGCATTTATACCCGCTATCGAATTGGTAGTCATGTTTAAAACTTTGATTCCCTTAGATTCGAGCTGCTGTTTTATTTCCTCAGTATTAAAGATAGAAGGGCTTTTAACCTTTTCTTCTTCGGTAAACTGAGCCGCATTTTCGAGAAGGGCATCTATTGTTTTCCCTGTTTGAATATCCAAGGTTACGACAACATCTCCCGATGCCTGAACAAAGACATCGGCTTTTGGAGCACATGCCGTCAAAGCAAGACCTACAATCAACACAAGCATAATGGTTTTAATATATTTCATTTTCACTTCTCCTATTTATTTATACCATATATAGATATAAAGTACAATAAAGTCAAAAAGTTTCAAAAGAAAAATAGGGTTTGCTTCATTTACAATACTAATTTACCATGCTATAATTTAAAAGTAAACACGTTTTTGGAGGAAAGAATGACAGCTTTTTATATAATTGCAGGATTGCTTGCGGTTTTCGGTATTTTAATTCATAAGTTTAAATTCTATTTTTTGATTGCAGGTTATAATATGATGAGCAAAGAGGAAAAAGAAGAATATAATGCCTCTTCCATAGGCAAACATGTAGGGCTTTGCCTCTATTTTCTTTCAGGCCTTTCCTTGACAGTAGGCCTTCTTTTCCGGTTTTTTCAAATGTCCAAGCAAACCGAAAAACTTGTAATAGCAGTATATGTAATTTTTACAATGATTACAGTTTCAATCCTCTTGATAAAAGAAAATAAAAAAAGACTAAACGAAGTTATCCCCTTTATTGTGTTTATAAATATTGTTATTCTGATTATTTTAGCTCTAGTTATTTTTATGGGGTAAACGCTATTTGAGCGCCATAAAAACTTGTTGAATTGTTTGAGATGTTCTTTAAATGTAAAGAAGAATTCGCAGAAAGAGGAAGATGGGGATTCTTTTTCTCAATCTTCTTGGCCTGCGTCTTCCTTAACATTATAGTTTAATGCAGAGTGTAGCTATATAGTCATTTCCATAACGTGATAATCTATTTCTTTTGTCACACGATTCATAAAAATCTATCATAGCGAGACCATTTTTAAGTTGTCCTCTAATCTGAGTTTCTAAGGTATGGCTAAATTCATATCCATATTCCGGATTTATGGTTATCTTGCCTTCCTCTTCAAGCTCTTTTGAATTAAAAGGTATTGAAAACTTTAAAAGTAATTCCTCATCGGGTTTGTCCCATACAATGTCAGCATCATACATGTATATCCAAGGATTCATAAATCCGACCATTAACAGTCCACCCTTTTTCAATACTCGAGAGGCTTCTTTATACATGTTTTCTAAATCTTCTATATATACATTTGAAACCGGATTAAAAATAATATCAAAAGTTTCATTTTCAAATGGAAATGGTTTTGTCATATCGCCTTGAACTGTGTTGATTTTTAAGCCTTCTCTTTTAGCAACCATATCATCTCTTTGTAATTGTGATTTAGAAAAATCCATTATGGTTACATCATAACCTTTTATAGCAAAAACCAGCCCCTGCTGTCCACCACCACAAGCTAAACCTAATATCTTTTTTCCGTTGGCTTTTTCAAACCATTCTTTCGGAACTTTTTTCCCAACAGTTAATGCAACAGAAATTGAATTATTTCTAACTTCTTCTAATTCTTCATGTGTCAATGGCTCAGTATAGTCATTTTTTACATTATTCCATCTATCTTCATTTAATTTTATATAATTGTTCATCTTATAATCTCCTCGTAATTTTATACTATTTCGATTTAAGTTGGATGTGTTGCCATTACATTTTTCTCACCTCTACAAATTCTAATTTGTTTTACTCGATGTTTGTAATATTATACCATTTTTTTAGCCAATTTGTACAGGTCTAATTCTTGCTTCTTTCCTGTGATAGTTCTCTGTTTTCTTGTTGCAATTTCTCTACTCTCTATGATTTTTAAGATTGATTTCATCTTTATTTCTTTGACTTGTTATTAGCTGATAAAATTCATCTTTGGTTAGATTTTTACTTTCTGTAAAGATACTTTCAAAGACTGCCCCTTTTTCATATATCCTTTTATCTCTCTTTTTTCGTTCTTCCTGTTTCTGCTGACTGATGAGCTTTTTCCTTTTGTTTTGTAACTGCTTGATTTCTTCATCTGCCATTAAGATTTTTTCTTCAATGTTTTTCATTTTCTCGTTTCCTCCCTTTCTAATTTTGAGTAAAGAAAAACAGTAAACCTTTTTTGATTTACTGTTCCTGTGGTAATTTTTATTAAGTTGTTAGTTCTACAAACTGGGATTTATCGAGCCGAATTTATCCACTGCTTTAGTTCCTCCGATAAGCGCTCATCAACTTCAATCCTCGTCTGCTTACACTCTTTAGGATACTGCTTTGCCTCCTTAAAAGCCATGCTGATAAACAGCCCGGAACCCACAGGAAGAATGCCTGTTAACATGGTCTGCGGAAAAATAAAATGCGTTCCATGTTCATAGGTCATGAGAACTACACTGTTATCCGCGTCCCTTTCTTTCAGCCTGTTTTCCATTCTACGAATGTATTTACAGGTATCCCAAAGTACATCATCCTCCGCACCAATCAGCAGAATGCGACCCTTTATATTCTCCACCTTTATTTTCTCGGCTTCCTGCACGGGATGCCTTTTCTCCGATTCATCGAACAAATCGCGACTGGCAACCATCGCGCCACGCCGTTTGGTTTCCTCAGATATTTTCTGCCAGTATTCCGGATGGCGATACGCATAGGGCAGATAAGGAAGCGGCTTACCGTGATATGAAACAGATGACTCTCCGTCTCCCGGACGTTCGTGAGCCCCGTCTTTCCCATCCTGATAAAAACCTTCCATCACAAAATCAGAAGGAGAAATGGCTATCGTAAGCGTTATTTCCGAAAAGTATGACGCTGCGACAAGCGCAAGCATACCAGTTGTCGAGGCACCCATAATACCGATTTCTTCATTGCCCATCGTCTTCAGAAATGCAAGTGCCTTCTCAAAACGTTCGAGTGGATAGTTATGGTGACCGTAATCTTTTGGGGCCGGTGACATTGTGAGGACGTTCAGACCTTTCTTTTGAAGCCATTTGACGCCACCCTTTGCCATCATGTCTTTTGTATCATCACCAAGCATGGCAATCATGCAATATTTACTGCCGTTCGGATTCGGCCAGTATACGCCGTTATATCCATCTTTCTCTATTGTTTTGATTTCTTTCTTCATGGGAAAGTTTCTCCTCTTCAACTTCAAATTTGTTTATCTATATTGACTAATATTATAGCATTTTTTTCGATATTTTTCTACTGTCATATTTCTCTACTCACTACTATTTACCCTTTGAATGTATAACTTTGAACATTTTATCTTGAAATGTTTCCTTACTCTTTTTATCAAAATATATCTCTGTTACAAAGGTCTTTCCATTTATCTTTTTTGTAAGAATGCCATCAGGCTTTTGATGTTCTTCTGTCTGTATTTCTTTAATATCTGTTTTCTCATTTTCTGCCATTTAGTTCCTCCTTTCGACTTGCACAAAAAAAGATTTCCTGTGATTAGGAAACCTCTTTTGCGATTGGTTGATATTTAATTTTAGGTTGTTGCTTGCAATTTCTTTTTTGCTCTATATTCTCTTGCTTTTAATTTTTCATACTCTCGGCACTTTTCAAGATTATTAGCTCGGTATTCTTTGTAATATGCTCTACGATATGCTCGTGCTTTTTCTTTCTTTGCTTCTTCTATTTCTTCTCTCATTTGTAGCATTTCTTGTTCTGTCGGCTCTATCTGTTTTGTAAGTTCATTTTCAAATTTTCCGATATAGTTAAAATAAACTTCTATTCGCTGAACAACATATCTTGCTCTTTTTACATCTCTTTCATGCACTACGATTTTACTGATAAACTCATTGATAATGGTTGGGGTAAGTTCTTCAAAGTTGGAATAGCTTTCTGCAAGTCTGATAAATTTCTTTGCTCTTTGATTTGCATTTTCGCATTCGGATAAGCGTTCTTTGATTTCTTCTTTTTCTGCTTTTAAGGTGTAGTATTCTTCTGCATACTTTCTTGATAACTGTTCATAGCGTTCTGTATCCATATTTCCAAGTGCATTATCT is from Treponema denticola and encodes:
- a CDS encoding YaiI/YqxD family protein; the encoded protein is MKIWVDADSCPVRIRQITAKAGERLKLPVIFAANREIPIPKGASMVVTENTEQAADLYITENSVEGDLAITRDIPLAKLLVDKGLYVINDRGTIFTRDNINTYLSARNFMYELQANGLAPEKTNSFGKKEIQKFSNLLDSLLAKALKQRPLDTRF
- the zapA gene encoding cell division protein ZapA; its protein translation is MSKGQLNIDVLGTSFAIQANETDEYLSRIYNHYLNVLDQVKQTSKVSDPLKLAILTGILVTDELYKEEFSGQNSQELIQKACDMEKSAMRMIEKINEVI
- the rplT gene encoding 50S ribosomal protein L20, whose product is MSRSTSSDRRITRRKAILKQAKGFRGRRGTNFKAARDAVRKALLHSYVGRKDKKSDMRQIWITRINAAVRAEGITYSRFIAGMNKAGIQLNRKALSNMAIEDPTAFKAVVEASKKALGV
- the rpmI gene encoding 50S ribosomal protein L35, yielding MPKMKSKRAAKKRFSLTASGKVKYKQMNKGHIMTKKSQKRVRRLKKSAILSEADSMKMRKQLLPYG
- the infC gene encoding translation initiation factor IF-3; amino-acid sequence: MNPKFYYIAPIGKGAEGESLAEVKGLRINDQIRVREVRLIGVNGEQAGIVPTIEAVKMAAEAGLDLVEVAPTAKPPVCKIIDYGKYRFQMEKKLRDSKKNQKQQMMREIRMQPKIHDHDLEFKSSHIKKFLDGGDKVKVTVRFWGRELAHTELGYEVLNKVLEKLGGEEACTLEKKPAMEGRTMSMTLSPKQKK
- a CDS encoding energy-coupling factor transporter transmembrane component T, with the translated sequence MSPMSNNMICLNSEIKSGIFYTEKSNEFTALAEQIRVYTSKKRTILDPRTIVFLNIMLSLITTISSSISANIFIFLVSLGIVCLFKMYKKAVKYIFIFFLALALPFAIKALSGFPIQFLINSVSLIAMGVQKFLPFLMAAMVIFNKVDTKSLVSSLNKMKLPKGIMLGFTVAVRFLPTIKKEMTIITNSMKMRGIEIGTKNIFFHPIQSLEYALVPVLFRATSLADDMTAAALVKGAESPKTSAELFKIKFGIIDYVFALSSIFVVGAAIIFDFDSVFMRLF
- a CDS encoding ABC transporter ATP-binding protein, whose product is MNTAVELKDVSFIYESSKDGRANLKKTSLNIKKGEFLLVTGISGCGKSTLTKCINGLIPRFYEGEFSGSVFINEKDISNFSIDEISKDIGSVFQSPKSQFFTDDVISELSFPCENYGISRDEIIERIAEVCSILHIENLLTEKLESLSNGQKQKIAIASILTLRPKIIVLDEPSSNLDFNSILILSDILKILKQRGFTIIIAEHRLHYLKDLFDRVIYINEGSIQSEYSRDEFLALTNTELNSKGLRSLHLFTNENEAEPIGHEPNKFNSDTEAEKICSLSDISFSFKDGTEILNSVNLDLYKNDIAALTGKNGAGKTTLAKIISGIYRQSAGSIKFEEKILNEKERVSRTNFVLQDVEYQLFGADVFSELLIGNKQLENVNEKIEKALKKLNLYDYKDEHPFSLSMGQKQRLIIAATYVRGCPLTILDEPTSGLDYGNMVRVGELIEEIAETSAVLIITHDFEFISKICNRLILLKNKKIALDSRLEKNDKKLESIFSTYL
- a CDS encoding MptD family putative ECF transporter S component, which encodes MEKSNKFKTKDFVFIGIMTVVYIAVFMVIGFVTAAINPFLHAFSPAITGLVVGTIYLFLAIKVPKFGVFTISQLLLIMIVLILGMGYLPWLIGMFIGALLGDIAANTSKYKNKYTIAIASGFICLGSASGGVIPVLFFVEHYKKFCFERMQMNEAQVEQSIAASAGYLGVIILIVTFVLGFAGVLIGSKILGKHFKNSGIK
- a CDS encoding GNAT family N-acetyltransferase, which produces MYIKKLIGKKCYLAPMRIEDAEKYAVWANDQEVSEYLNFASSIISLEAERIIIDRISKEHNYAIVDSETDELIGNMGLMSINHINRTAELGIFIGNKAYWSKGYGTEAMRLLINYAYQKLNLHNITLNVYSYNERAVKAYEKVGFKKIGARRGALIRNRKMHDIILMDIIPEDFYAKHPEFEIV
- a CDS encoding SAM-dependent methyltransferase yields the protein MKKQKLSGAEGFESYYLSIFGERWQGLKAALLEEKKPEAYSENLIQNYYLDYASIQAARATPVLEEGSCLDMCAAPGGKTLVLLSRIKENAEIQANELSADRRNRLIRVLDEHLSEETRKRIKVSSYDASRMPRYGQELYDRILLDAPCSSERHVLQNEKYLKQWTEARIKNLSQRQWALLSAAFLLLKPKGFLVYSTCALADEENDFLIEKLIKKYKEKVRLEDKLDSLGPISPEKTRYGFRFLPDKADGTGPIYFSLIQKN
- a CDS encoding zinc metallopeptidase gives rise to the protein MYFDYYYLVLVVPTLLLSLYAQFKVKSAFSKYSQVQTMRKISGKEAAALLLRSNSISDVSIQRIGGSLSDHYDPSHKVLRLSDPVYDKTSIAAVGVAAHETGHAIQDKEKYGPLVLRSTLVPVANIGSTAGPYLALAGIIFRMNLLLNIGIILFACAVLFYLITLPVEIDASRRALKVLEHNAVLNQEELKGAKKVLSAAALTYVASALTAMANLLRLILISRDRR
- a CDS encoding DUF3784 domain-containing protein, with protein sequence MTAFYIIAGLLAVFGILIHKFKFYFLIAGYNMMSKEEKEEYNASSIGKHVGLCLYFLSGLSLTVGLLFRFFQMSKQTEKLVIAVYVIFTMITVSILLIKENKKRLNEVIPFIVFINIVILIILALVIFMG